From the Chitinophaga lutea genome, the window CACCGTGTTGGTGTAGTTATACCGGCCGGCCACCATGTGCCCGAACTGCTGGCGCAGGTTGGGATTACCGATGCTCACGTTCGTGAGGCCGGAATACACGTACACGTCCTGCAGCTGCTGGATGGACGGCTGGTTGGTGGAGGAACGGTAAAACACCCGGATGCGGCTGTACTCGGACAACCGGTACATCAGCATGGCATTGGGCAGGATGTTCTGGAAACTCTGCTTGCCGGCGAAGGGCGACGGGAATTCCCGTTTGGTTTCCATTTCGGCGTACTGGTAGTTCAGGCCGAGGGATAACATCTTATCCCGGTTACCCAGCCGGTAAGTGAGGCCGGCGGATTGGGTGTTGTATTTGTTGGTAAAGAGGTTGGACTGTGAAGGGTCCAGTATCGTATAGTCTTTCCCGGCATAGTCGTATTCATACGCCTTGCGGTCTGAGCTGTTCTGCGACCAGGAAGGGTTATAGCTGACCTGCAACTGGCCTGACTTGCCCACCGGTTCGGTGTAGGAAACGTTGACGTTGAACGATTGCCCGTCGGACAGCGGTCTTACGCGCTGGCGCAGCGAATCGTCTTTTCCTTTGCCGGTCACGTAGTTCAGGTCGCTGTTCGTGAAACTTTCCCCGGTACGGTCGTTGGTGCTCACGCCGAGGCCCACGGTAATGGTGCGCCCTCTTTTCGCGAACGCGTGGCGGTACAGCAGGTTGGCGTTCAGGTTGTACCCCGAATTCATGCTGGTGCTGTTGTAGGCGTTATGGCTCATGAGCGACTCGTTGGTGAGCGTGTTACCGCTGGAACGGGAGAACGCGTCGTTTTTCTGGAAGCTGATGCCGGGGGTGAATATGATGGAATTGTTCGAGTCGATGTTATATTCCAGCCGCGCGTTGATGCGGTGGTTGTAATTGGAGCTGCCGCTGTTGGACGTATCGTTCTCCACGCGCTGCGTGATGGAATCGATGGCCGTCTGCGTACGGGAAATGCTCGCGTTGCGGGCATTGCTGTTGTTGAAGAAATAGCTGCCGCTGAAGGTGACCTTCTTGCCCCAGTTATCGTTGAAGTTGATGCCGATGGAATTGGTTTTGTTGAGGCCGTTCTGCTGGCCCACGAGGAAGTTGCCGCCCCCGCCGCCGAAACCGCCGCCGCCGCCGCCACGGTTACCGCCACCGCCGCGGCCTCCACGGCCGCCGCCCCTGCCCGAGCCCGCATTCTGTACACCGAGCAGGTCCTGCGACGAGAAATTCTGCTGGTTCACGTTATTGGCGATGCCGATGATGGAGATGCGTTTTTCGTCTTTGAAGAGGTTGATGTTGCCGCCGGCGGAATACCGCCCGTCTGTGCCGTAGCCGGCATATACCTTGCCGAACTGCCCCTGCCGCATTTCAGCGCGGGTCACGATGTTGATGGCTTTGGTGGAATTGCCGTCGTCGAAGCCGGTAAACCGGGCCTGGTCGCTCATCCGGTCGAACACCTCGATTTTGGAGATCACCTCGGCCGGCAGGTTGCGCAGCGCGAGGGTGGCGTCTTCGCCGAAGAACTCCTTCCCGTCTACCGTCACTTTCCTGACTTCTTCCCCGCCCGCTTTTACGGTACCGTTCTCCACGGTGATGCCGGGCATCTTCTTCACGAGGTCTTCGCCGCTGGCGTCGGGGTTCACTTTATAGGCGTCCGCGTTATACTGAAGGGTATCGCCCTTTTGCTGGGCGGGCGGCACCTGGCCTTTGATCACCACTTCCTTCAGTTCCCGGCTCGATTTGGGCATATAAATGGTGCCCAGGTCCTGCGTTTCGGCCTGCAGCATGATGGCGCGGGTCAGTTCCCCGTAGCCCACGAAGCTGATGGTGAGGATGTAAGGTTGCCGGGAAAGGCCGGTCAGTTCAAAAGCGCCGGTGGTATTGGTGATGGCTTGTTTTTTAAATGCGGCATCTTCGGGAGAGCTGAGCCGTATGGTCGCATTCTTCAATACGCTGCTGTCTCCCTTGTCTTTCAACACGCCCTTCAGCACGAGGTTTTGTGCAAAGGCCTGCTGCGCACAGCTTAATAATAAAAATAAAAAAGTAAAAATCAGTGCATGCCGCATATGAATGGTGGTTATTGAAAGGTTGGACGATGTTTTATTCAAAAACCTTTGCGGCATGTAAAAAATCACTCATCTTTCCTAGTGCTCGGTGATACGGTTCAGCTGCCTGTCTTTCAGATGCACCATGATATGTTTGGGCAGCAGCGGGCTGTTGAGGGCGAGATCTACGGATACTTTCTGGAAGTTTTTGATATGCTCCACCCGGTCGAATATCTCATACAGGGCAATGGGCTCTTCGTTAAAGCTGACACAGGTGCTGATGAAATTCAGTTCATTGATGGTAAAGCCCGGCGTTTTGAGTTTGTCTTCCACATCCTTCAACCGCCCGATGAAATGGCGCTGGCGGATAAACGTGGTACTGTTCATGATGATGAAAATGTAGTTGGCGTACGAGGTGATCTTGCCGTAATACATGTGGTTGTCCTTACCGGTGCGCTCTACCAGGTATTCGTCGCCCGACTTGTAGATCTCCAGCGCCGAGCGCCAGACCCTTTCTTCCGTTTCCTTGTCCGACTTGAACGGCAGGTTACGGTTGTAACAATACCAGCGCCCCACGAGGTGATCGAGCAGGCGGGTGTTGACGGTGGCCAGGGGGATGTTGATCTTCAGTTCGTGAAAACTGAAGCTGTCGGTCGCATTCCGGATGAAGTCGATATAGTTGTTATATCCCAATGCCCCGGCAATGATGTTGAGTTTGGTGAAATTGGGGCTGCTGATGGAGGCCACCGCCTTGCGCGACTTCCAGGGTTTGAGTTTTTTGATCACCAGGTGCTCGTAGAAATAATTCTCGCCCAGCAGTACCGGATCTATATTCACTTTTTTAGCCTTCTGCTGTTTGCGGAGGAGCAGGTTGAATTCCCCTGAAATGTGCGCCCATTCCGTTTTAGATACGTCTTCCCAATCCCTTTTCTTCAAAAAATGATGGGCGATGTAGTTCATCAGCCGCTCCAGGTTCTGTAATTCTTCCCTGCTCATGATAATACGATTTTAATACTAATATACGACGGCTTAATATAACCGCAAGACTTTCATCTTCCCGCATCGCGACATCTTTGTGTCAACAAAAAAAACGCCACTACATGAAACACCTCAAATACAACGAAGACCCGCTGTGGCAGCGCATCGACAACTTCCACCCGGACGACCCCACGGCCACTTACCCCTTTTCCCGCAAGCTCGCCGGCGAGCAGCAATGGACAGCCGCCTTCACCCAAAAAGCGATCACCGAGTACAAACGGTTTGTGTACCTCTGCTGCGTACTGCCCGGCGGGGCCTCGCCTTCCCCCGTGGTGGACGAGGTATGGCATCTGCACCTGGAGTACACGGTGAACTACTGGGAAGAATTCTGCGAAAAGGTGCTGCGCAGAAAACTGCACCACCACCCTTCCAAAGGCGGCGTGGCGGAAAAGCAGAAACACGTCAGCTGGATGGGAACCACGCTGGCGCAGTACGAACAGGTATTCGGCCAGGCGCCGCCCGCGGATATATGGTTGCCTTCCACACCCGGTCACACCCCATGGCGGCGCAGGGTATCCCGCTGGCTGGCCGCGCTCCTGCCAATAGGCGGCCTGGTAGCGCTCACCGGCTGCGATGGCGGCACGCTGGCCTGGACGACCGTCTTCTTTATCGCCTTATTCGCCTTCTTTATCGAATTCACCTCCGAACCGCTTACCCCGGTTGATAAAAAGAACAAGGAAGACGGCAGTTGCGGCGGCGCGGGCGGTGGATGCAGCAGCGGCGGGTGCGGAGGAGGATGCGGCGGTTGTGGAGGCTGCGGCGGATGCGGCAGCTGATAAGAATTGTATAAAACCTCTATGATGAAAACAATCAAACCTTACCTGATCACGCTCCCGGCCCTGGTCATTCCCTTCCTGTTCCTGCAGGGCCCGAACCCTTTCCACCTCACCGGTCCGGCATTCCTTCACTTCTACCTGACCCTGCTGCTGGCCACGCATACGGCTGTGTTCCTGCTGCGACGGTACGTCAAGGGAAAACAGGCCACCCCGTTCACCGGCTGCCTCATGGGCATTACACTCTTCACCGGCCTGGCCAGGCTTGTGCAGGGCCTCTCCCATGCAAAACCCGTGGGGTACCTGCTGTTGCTGATAGTGCTGCACCTGGTGCTGTACGGCTTTATCCGCGGCAGGTTTTCCGCATAAAAAAAGGACCGTCCCCGGCGGCGCTTCCAAAGTCAGCAACTGTTGAAAGCACACCGCAGCAGACGGCCCTTGTTGTAAGGAAAATTATTTCTTCGCGTCCCTCACATATTTATTCAGCCACTCCGTTTGTTCCCAGAGCATATGCAGGAGGTTTTCCTTCGCTGCATACCCGTGGCTTTCAAACGGCAGCTGCACGAAACGGACGGTACCGCCGTGGCCTTTCACCGCGTTGTAGAGCCTTTCGCTCTGTATCGGGAAGGTGCCGGGGTTGTTGTCCATTTCGCCGTGAATGAGCAGCAGCGGCGTTTTGATCTTGTCCGAAAAACTGAACGGGCTCATGTTATAATACACTTCGGGCGCCTGCCAGTAAGTGCGTTCTTCCGCCTGGAAACCGAATGGCGTGAGGGTGCGGTTGTACGCGCCGCTGCGGGCGATGCCGGCTTTGAACAGGTTCGTGTGTGCGAGCAGGTTAGCCGTCATGAAGGCGCCGTAGCTGTGGCCGCCTACCGCCACGCGGTTGCTGTCGCCCACCCCCATTTTGGCCAGTTCCTGTATGGCGGCATGGGCGTTGAGGTAAAGCTGGGGAATAAAGTTATCGTTCGGCTCCTTGTTGCCTTCGCCAACGATCGGCATTTCCGCATTGTCGAGGATGGCGTAGCCCTGGGTTACCCAGAACAGCGGGCCGCCATACCCTACGCGGGTGAAGGTGTATCTGGAGCCCCTTACCTGTGCGGCATCGGCGGCGGATTTATACTCGCGGGGATAGGCCCAGATGAATACCGGCAAAGGCCCGTCTTTTTTCGCATCGTACCCTTTGGGGAGGTACAGGTTGCCGGTGAGGCCCACACCGTCTGCGCGTTTGTAGGAGATCTTCTGTTTCGTTACGCCCTCCATGGCTTTGTACGGATTGGTGAAATCCGTGATGGGCGTACCGATGGCGGAGCGTTTGCGCAGGTCGCGGATGTAATAGTTGGGCACGTCCGTGAGGCTTTCGCGGGAGGTGAGCATGATGAGCTTCTCCGGGTCGAGCGCTTTCACCACGGTTTCGTAGAAAGGCGCCTGGCAACGCCAGAGGATGCTGCCCTTGCGGGTTTTCAGGTTATAGCTCTGCACAAAAGGCATATCTCCTTCGGGCGATGCGCCCTGCGCATACAACAGCAGCTCGCCGTTTTTCTGCACGAACAATACATCTTCCCCATACTGGTTCTTGACGGTAAAGGGCGTGCCGATATCGCCGTAGGCGTCGTTGCTGCTTCTTTCGAAGAGGGAGTCGAGCTGGCCGGTGACGCTGTTATAGGTGCTGATGCGTTCCTTCCGGTCGGCGAACATGCCTTCGTACACGAGGGCGAGCTCTTTGGTGGGGCCCCAGGTAACGCCCTGGAAGCGGCGTCTGGTGCGGAACAGTTCTCTCGGTGCGGCCCTGTTCAGCACGTCCACCATGTACACCGCATCGCGGTATTCGGCTTTCTGGCGGCCCAGGCCGCCGTCGAGCGCCTTCACGTAAGTGATGGCATGGGGCTCGTCTTCTTTCCAGGCATAACCGCGCGGCACGTCCATCACGTCATCAAAACCGATAGGGGCGCCTTCGCCGGAGGGCGTTTTATCCAGCACCTTCACTTCCCGGCCTTCCATGTCCCATACCATGGTGGTGAAAGGGAATGCGTAAGACGGCACGAGGTAAGAGAACGGTTTTTCTATGCGGCGCAGCAGCACGTACTGATCGTCGGGCGAAACGGACATACCGCCGTAGATAGCGGGCGCGCCGATTTTCTTTTCAGCCTGCAGGTCGCTGATCACCAGCTGCGAGGTGGTCATATACGCGAAGAGGGCTTCGTCGTAGGGATTTTTGATCAAATCCTGGTAGGTGCGCGAAGCGGCGGCTTTGCCTTTGCTTTCCTGCACCACCGGCCCGTTGGGAGCTACGGGGCGTGCGGGCAAAGCACCGGCGCCGGCGGGCACGGTTTTGTACAGCAGGCGGTCGTTCCCCACCCAGGCGTACGCCGCGCTCATGGTAGCCACCAGCGGGGCGCTGTTGACCTTGCGCGCCGAATGGGCGGCAATGTCTATCACGTAGAGGTCTATACGATCATTTTCGTTTTGCAGGAAGGCGGCCCTTTTCCCGTCCACGCTCCAGGTAAGGCCGGAGATGCGGGGCACGGCGGGCATGCCGCTGATGGCGTGCACTTCTTTCGTTCTGATATTTTTCAGCGTCAATCCCGCGCCATAACTCTGCCTGCTGGGCCCGAAGTTGCGGGGATTGAGGCGAAGCCCTGCGATGCGCAGTTCGGGCTGCGCCAGTTCTTCCACGCCTTCGTAAGAGTTGCGCTCGGTGAGTATCATCCACTCCCCGCCTTTGCCTACGCTCACGGAAGGCGTGGGTTTGGCCAGCAGCAGCTCCTCCAGCACGGCCGGCGGTTTCTGGTAGGTAACATTGTCCTGGGCCGTTGCGGCAGCGCCGGCCAGCAGGCACAGGATCAGTACGGATTGTCTCATTAGCAGGTAATTTATGTTGGCGATAAAAATAGAAAACTTATCGTGCAGTACGCCGGCACGAAACGAAAATTGGGATGAGCGGTTGTTTCAGTGGAGCTCTTCTTCCCTGATGAGGTTGTTTTTCAGGGCATACATCACCACGCCGGCGGTGTTGCGCACATTCATTTTTTCGAGGATGCGGGTGCGGTACCCTTCCACCGTTCGTTTGCTCAGGAAAATGCGGTCGCCGATCTGCTGGGCGGTCAGCTGCTGGCAGATGAGCCGGATGATTTCCTGCTCGCGGTCGGTGAAAGTGACCACCTCTTTGGGTTTGTGGGGATTGAACTTGCTGCGGGCGATCATGCCGGCGAGTTTGGCGGAGGTGCTTTTGCAGTAGTACACCTTATCTTCATACACATGCGCGATGGCATCGAGGATTTCCTGTTTGTCGGCGTTTTTGAGGAGATACCCTTTCGCGCCCGCTTCGAGCATTTCCACGATCTGGTCTTCTTCGTCGAACATCGACAGGGCGATCACACGGGCGTCGGGATTACGGCGGATCAGTTCGCGGGTGGCGGTGATGCCGTCCATCCGGGGCATCTTGATATCGGTCATGATCACATCGGGATTTTCTTTTTCCACCAGGTCGAGCAGTTCCCGCCCGTCTGCCGCCTGGCCCACCAGGGTAATGTTTTCCTGCCGGGACAGCATCAGCGCCAGCCCGTCGAGGAATATCTCATGATCGTCTGCTACTGCGAGGCGGATATCGTAGTTCATGCCGCTTAGAGGTTATTTGAGGTCCTGTCAAATATACGAATTATCCGAGAGGTATCCGTATGTAATAGCGGGCGCCCTTGCCGGGACCGGAGTGGATGGAAATGGTGCCGCGCAGGATGTCTGTCCGTATTTCGAGGCTCTTTAACCCCAGCCCCCGGGAATTGCGGCGGCTTTTTTCCACGTCGAAACCCTGGCCATTGTCTTCCGCCAGCACCAGCAGTTCCTTTTCGTCTTCGCGGAACCCGATTTCCAGCCGTTTGGCCGCGGCGTGCTTGAGCGTGTTGTGGATGATTTCCTGTACGATCCGGAAAATATGGATATCCCTTTCCGGCCGCGAAGAGATGGGGTTGACGGCGTATACGTGCAGCTCCATCCGGTCTTCCTGCCCCAGCAGCTGGTAAAACTCGCGGATGGCGTCGATGAGGCCTTTTCTTTCGAGGGTGTTGGGCAGCAGGTTGTGCGAGATCTGCCGCATGGAGCTGACGATATCGTCGATATACCGGCCCGATTTGGCGATCACGAGTTTGTCGCGCGCATCGGGCACCTCTATGCTGGTGATGTTGAGCTTGACGGTAGACAGCAATGGCCCCAGGCTGTCGTGCAGGTCCGCGGCGATGCGCCTGCGCTCGTTTTCGAGCAGCCTGATCTCCGCGGTGATACGTTCCCTTTGCAGGCGGATATACCGGCGGTGGTAGCGGATGATGGAGGTAATAAAAAAGGTGATGATCACTGCCAGCAGCGAACAGAGAAAAATCGTCGTATAAACAATTCTTTCTTCCATGGGGTTTGGGTGCTACGCCTTGAACCGCTTCGAAAAGTAATAATCGTCCCTGACGGGCAGAAAATACACGGCTACCGCGTAAACAATATTAACGAAAGCGTTGATAAATGCAAAAATGATGAATATCCGCCGGCTCACGGAGGAATTATACGGGTCGATCAGCAGAAATCCTTCGGTGATGAGGCTGTACACCCCGATGATGATGAAACCGATGCAGATCAGGAATTTGGCGTTGCGGAACAGGTTGCCGCTGTACGAGGTGATGAGCAGGTTGATTTCGCTGATGGATAAAAATACGGTGGTGAGGGAATACAGTATCACGAAGTAGGAGGAAAAGCCGTTGGCCAGCACGCCCATCCCGATATTCTCCACCGTCCAGGTGATCAGGTAGGCGGTGCCCAGCACGCCGAGCAACCACTTCTTCCGGCGGAGGTATCCCCAGGTATAGAACTGGTACAGGATGATGGCGGCTTCCAGGAAAATGTAGATGTTGTTCGTTACCCGGTTATCGCGGGTGAGGCGGATGCTGATTTCGCTCACCACTTCGGCGGTGAAGGCGAGGAACAGGAACAGCAGGAAGGGATGATAGCTGGCACGGATGCGGTTCATCCGTACCAGCCCCATGATCAGCGGGATGAGTACTGTAAAGCTCAGTAATTGTGTGGCGAGATTGGACATATCGGGTCGATGAAAAACAGTTCGGCTTAGGGTTGGGTGACCGGGCTTTCCGCATCACAGGTATAGGGGCAGCGGTGCCCTCTCTCCATGGCTTCCGGATCTTCCCCTTCCTGCGCCATGGCGCGTTGCACACCGGGGATCCAGGGGGTTTCATAGGCGACGAGCTTGCCGGAAATATCCTTGCCTTTCGCGTCTACCGGCAGCAACACGAACACTACTTCTTTTTTCTCGTTGAGGCCCAGGTATATCCGGATGCCTTCCGCGCCTTTTTTATTGAGCAGCGCCCCGATGGCGTGGCGGTTGAACAGTTCGGCGGCGGGCAGGTTGAAGTTCCGGGCGAGGTACGTGCTGTCCTGCAGCCTCCTTTCCAGTTCCGCTTTACCGGCCCTGAACGCTTTGGTATAGGCGGTGGCGTCGGTCATGGCAATCACGTGCTCTTTGGCTTTCTCTTTGTCTACCGGGATGGAGCCGCCCCTGCCGAATTCGCGGTAAATCAGGAGGATGAGCAGCAACAGGATGATCAGATAGAGTACCGTTTGGGATCGTTTCATAACAATTTGTATTTTTTGATGTGAGTAATTGCAAGGTAAAACGGCGGCCGGGAATAAAGGCAGGTAATACTGCCCGAAAAAAAAGGTATAAATACCTATTGCCAATCCCGGCAAAGGGGCATAACCGGTCCAGTGGCGTGCGCTCGAAGCCCCGGGGGCAAATCCAGGCATACAAGATAGCTATTTTCTTTAATTTCAATTATGGATACGACCACACAGTACATTGCCAAAGCCGCCCCCTTTGCGCAGCCTATACTGGAGCATTTGCGCAACCTGGTGCTGAAAACCTGCCCGCACGCCACCGAGCGCAAAAAGTGGGGCATGCCTTTTTTTGAAACCTACGGAGACAACCTTTGCAGCATGGCCGCTTTCAAGCAGCACTGCACCTTCGGGTTCTGGAAAGCGTCGTTGATGAAAGACCCGCAGGGCCTGATTTCGCAGATGGGCGAAACCGCCATGGGGCATTTCGGGCGACTGACCAGCCTGGAAGACCTGCCGCCGGACAAGGTCATCATCGCCTATATCAGGGAGGCCGACCAGCTCAACAAAAAGGGCATCAAACCCACGGCGAAGAAAACGGATAAGAAGGACCTCACAACGCCGCCGGTGCTGGCCGCCGCGCTGAAGAAAAACAAAGCCGCCGCGAAAACCTTCGAAGCATTCAGCTACTCCGCGAAAAAGGAATACATCGAGTGGATCGAAGAAGCCAAAACCGAAGCCACCGTGGCCAAACGCGTGGCAACGGCGGTGGAATGGATGGCCGAGGGCAAACAGCGGAACTGGAAATACCAGTAACAAGCAACGGAAAAGCCTGCTTTCTCCGGCCCCTGGCGAAGGTGGCGGGTAAAAACAGGCTTGTCCGGGTACGGGATGTCTGCAAGCTATCCCTTCTCTCCGACTACTTTCCCCATCAGCGGGTCGCTTTTGCTGGGGGCGCCGTTTTCCGCGTGCCCCGCGTACCGTTGCATGAAATTATTTTTCCCTCTTACGGAAATCAGCTGATCGTACCAGCCGTGGCTCGCCGCCAGCGGCACCCTCACCGTTTTGCGGGCGCCCGCGGCCAGGTTGAGCTTTTGCGGCTTCCCGCCGTACGACATGTCCGCCACGGCGATCTCGAGCCCCTGGGCCGAAGTATTGTGCAGTTCGAAAGCGATGCTGCCGTCCGGTTTGTTGCCGGTACGGGTATATGTCAGTTTCACGGTGAGGCCGGGGTCTGCCGCGTCGCCTTTGAATTCCCGGTAAAAGCCGTTGGGGCCGTATACTTCGAGCGAATAACCCGTCTGTGCGTCCCACTCGTCCGTTAACCGGTCGCCCGCCTTTACGGCATATCCCCTGCTCTGCTGGTTGTGGCCGGTGTACACATGGAACGGCGCGCCGGCGGACTGTTTGCCGAACAGCGCGTTGCCCGCGGCCAGCTGCAGCACCACCTGCCT encodes:
- a CDS encoding response regulator transcription factor, with the protein product MNYDIRLAVADDHEIFLDGLALMLSRQENITLVGQAADGRELLDLVEKENPDVIMTDIKMPRMDGITATRELIRRNPDARVIALSMFDEEDQIVEMLEAGAKGYLLKNADKQEILDAIAHVYEDKVYYCKSTSAKLAGMIARSKFNPHKPKEVVTFTDREQEIIRLICQQLTAQQIGDRIFLSKRTVEGYRTRILEKMNVRNTAGVVMYALKNNLIREEELH
- a CDS encoding DUF1801 domain-containing protein, whose protein sequence is MDTTTQYIAKAAPFAQPILEHLRNLVLKTCPHATERKKWGMPFFETYGDNLCSMAAFKQHCTFGFWKASLMKDPQGLISQMGETAMGHFGRLTSLEDLPPDKVIIAYIREADQLNKKGIKPTAKKTDKKDLTTPPVLAAALKKNKAAAKTFEAFSYSAKKEYIEWIEEAKTEATVAKRVATAVEWMAEGKQRNWKYQ
- a CDS encoding glycine-rich domain-containing protein yields the protein MKHLKYNEDPLWQRIDNFHPDDPTATYPFSRKLAGEQQWTAAFTQKAITEYKRFVYLCCVLPGGASPSPVVDEVWHLHLEYTVNYWEEFCEKVLRRKLHHHPSKGGVAEKQKHVSWMGTTLAQYEQVFGQAPPADIWLPSTPGHTPWRRRVSRWLAALLPIGGLVALTGCDGGTLAWTTVFFIALFAFFIEFTSEPLTPVDKKNKEDGSCGGAGGGCSSGGCGGGCGGCGGCGGCGS
- a CDS encoding S9 family peptidase, producing the protein MRQSVLILCLLAGAAATAQDNVTYQKPPAVLEELLLAKPTPSVSVGKGGEWMILTERNSYEGVEELAQPELRIAGLRLNPRNFGPSRQSYGAGLTLKNIRTKEVHAISGMPAVPRISGLTWSVDGKRAAFLQNENDRIDLYVIDIAAHSARKVNSAPLVATMSAAYAWVGNDRLLYKTVPAGAGALPARPVAPNGPVVQESKGKAAASRTYQDLIKNPYDEALFAYMTTSQLVISDLQAEKKIGAPAIYGGMSVSPDDQYVLLRRIEKPFSYLVPSYAFPFTTMVWDMEGREVKVLDKTPSGEGAPIGFDDVMDVPRGYAWKEDEPHAITYVKALDGGLGRQKAEYRDAVYMVDVLNRAAPRELFRTRRRFQGVTWGPTKELALVYEGMFADRKERISTYNSVTGQLDSLFERSSNDAYGDIGTPFTVKNQYGEDVLFVQKNGELLLYAQGASPEGDMPFVQSYNLKTRKGSILWRCQAPFYETVVKALDPEKLIMLTSRESLTDVPNYYIRDLRKRSAIGTPITDFTNPYKAMEGVTKQKISYKRADGVGLTGNLYLPKGYDAKKDGPLPVFIWAYPREYKSAADAAQVRGSRYTFTRVGYGGPLFWVTQGYAILDNAEMPIVGEGNKEPNDNFIPQLYLNAHAAIQELAKMGVGDSNRVAVGGHSYGAFMTANLLAHTNLFKAGIARSGAYNRTLTPFGFQAEERTYWQAPEVYYNMSPFSFSDKIKTPLLLIHGEMDNNPGTFPIQSERLYNAVKGHGGTVRFVQLPFESHGYAAKENLLHMLWEQTEWLNKYVRDAKK
- a CDS encoding sensor histidine kinase; protein product: MEERIVYTTIFLCSLLAVIITFFITSIIRYHRRYIRLQRERITAEIRLLENERRRIAADLHDSLGPLLSTVKLNITSIEVPDARDKLVIAKSGRYIDDIVSSMRQISHNLLPNTLERKGLIDAIREFYQLLGQEDRMELHVYAVNPISSRPERDIHIFRIVQEIIHNTLKHAAAKRLEIGFREDEKELLVLAEDNGQGFDVEKSRRNSRGLGLKSLEIRTDILRGTISIHSGPGKGARYYIRIPLG